One genomic segment of Salmo trutta chromosome 8, fSalTru1.1, whole genome shotgun sequence includes these proteins:
- the LOC115198364 gene encoding endonuclease domain-containing 1 protein: protein MLLSCVLLALALLPLPPPVNPSVDSSFRECSQFLYRSLAPRGLQGTRGLQKVCQHYGDKARYATLYDPAGRIPLFSAYTFKRSNGESREGLPWMYEPQLSSGSGTGNMQPFPHSPSSLLALEESQAVLADYSDAVVYERGQLNPDQHQASPGDKASTYTLTNVVPQAREFLHHHWLPYLEDIRKRLNNYCRGTAYIISGVTTTGNTIRRGNVNRVVVPKHLWTAYCCPDFDPSAPYELRYKFPTYAAHGLNDVVDNAVTETSTKSVEALVNREMAVDQDFQLFNGNCVPEV from the exons ATGTTGCTGTCCTGTGTGCTCCTGGCTCTGGCCCTGCTTCCTCTACCTCCCCCAGTAAACCCCAGTGTGGACTCCTCCTTCAGGGAATGCAGCCAGTTCCTGTACCGGAGCCTGGCCCCAAGGGGCCTCCAGGGGACTCGGGGCCTTCAGAAGGTTTGCCAGCATTACGGGGACAAGGCGCGCTACGCCACCCTGTACGACCCAGCAGGCAGGATCCCTCTCTTCTCCGCCTACACCTTTAAACGCTCCAATGGTGAGAGCAGGGAAGGTCTGCCCTGGATGTACGAACCACAG ctgTCCAGTGGCTCTGGGACAGGTAACATGCAGCCCTTCCCCCATTCTCCCTCCAGCCTCCTGGCCCTAGAGGAGAGCCAGGCCGTGCTGGCCGACTACTCCGACGCAGTCGTCTACGAGCGTGGCCAACTGAACCCCGACCAGCACCAGGCCAGTCCCGGGGACAAGGCCTCGACCTACACCCTGACCAACGTGGTTCCCCAGGCTAGGGAGTTCCTCCACCACCACTGGCTACCCTACCTGGAGGACATCCGCAAACGCCTCAACAACTATTGTCGTGGAACGGCTTACATCATCAGTGGCGTCACCACCACTGGTAACACCATCCGGAGAGGTAACGTTAACCGGGTGGTGGTACCAAAACATCTGTGGACAGCCTACTGCTGTCCTGATTTTGATCCCAGCGCGCCGTATGAGCTCCGGTACAAGTTCCCTACTTATGCAGCCCACGGGCTTAATGACGTGGTCGATAACGCCGTCACGGAGACGTCGACGAAGAGCGTGGAGGCGTTGGTGAATAGAGAGATGGCTGTGGATCAGGACTTTCAGCTTTTCAACGGAAACTGTGTCCCTGAAGTGTGA
- the LOC115198362 gene encoding endonuclease domain-containing 1 protein-like: MHPLRVYLLALLLLAGIWLSGASVSDSFKDCRQFFYMRAAPTGIDGTRDSLKRICQRYGDKARYATLYDGSHRLPLYSAYTFKKNDGKKRMDTPWMYEPQLASGNEGGNMKVLPPSDDPDPLIQESQAVLEDYSDAVEYSRGLLNPDQHQADPDDKASTYTLTNVVPQITDFLEETWSSYLDTVRRRLNNFCRGKQSYVVTGVTVSGATIRRGNEDRMRIPKHVWLAYCCPRFDRNSPYEVRFMFPSYGAYALNEQEDHGVMEVPLKTLESFLKKQTDMDSNLAIFYEDCVSENTFKKKRKR, translated from the exons ATGCATCCGTTGCGGGTCTACCTGCTGGCCCTCCTCCTATTGGCGGGGATCTGGCTGTCTGGTGCCAGTGTATCCGACAGCTTTAAAGACTGCAGACAGTTTTTCTACATGAGGGCAGCACCGACGGGCATCGACGGGACCAGGGACAGCCTCAAGAGGATCTGCCAGCGCTACGGGGACAAGGCGCGCTACGCCACCCTGTACGACGGCAGCCATCGCCTGCCCCTCTACTCAGCCTACACCTTTAAGAAGAACGACGGGAAGAAGAGGATGGACACGCCCTGGATGTACGAGCCACAG ctggCGTCTGGGAATGAGGGTGGGAACATGAAGGTGCTGCCCCCTAGTGACGACCCGGACCCTCTGATCCAGGAGAGTCAGGCGGTGCTGGAGGACTACTCAGACGCCGTGGAGTACTCCCGAGGCCTGCTCAACCCAGACCAGCACCAGGCTGACCCAGACGATAAGGCCTCCACCTACACCCTGACCAACGTGGTACCCCAG ATCACAGACTTCCTGGAAGAGACCTGGAGCTCCTACTTGGATACCGTGCGCCGCCGCCTCAATAACTTCTGCCGTGGAAAGCAGTCCTACGTGGTAACCGGGGTGACAGTCTCCGGGGCGACCATACGTCGGGGGAACGAGGACCGCATGCGGATCCCCAAACACGTGTGGTTGGCTTACTGTTGCCCACGGTTCGACCGTAACTCTCCCTACGAGGTGCGTTTCATGTTCCCTAGCTATGGTGCCTATGCACTGAATGAACAGGAGGACCATGGAGTCATGGAGGTGCCTTTAAAGACACTGGAAAGCTTTCTGAAGAAACAAACGGACATGGATAGTAATCTGGCTATCTTCTACGAGGACTGTGTGTCAGAGAACACCTTTAAAAAGAAGAGGAAGAgatag
- the LOC115198359 gene encoding perforin-1 isoform X1: protein MSFLVTKHLVDYENGIQTTLVTLLWLWGWWLPPVLPSCTTGRPAECKAALSAPGTNLAGEGFNIVTMERKQAYVVDVDNWKTPNGACTLCVNPFMEGQTQRLPAAVVDWRPLHQCHMKLSSIVYDSSESFVSSSQTDVDGSWQIGLDVNIPKANGSAMVGGTHSRAAKTVMSQSKKDKYSFIKQDIHCSYYSYRLIEDPPLHPEFSRSLGLLPPLYTDQTKADYNRFLATFGTHYIRKVKLGGRVKGITSLRVCKAAVNGYNENEVKDCLEAEASVATNCGTAEANAETKFCKSDLKKRNTSDTFSSTFNERFTEVVGGQTDGTPDLLFSKIGENSKAFADWASSLKTIPDIINYSLHPLHLLVKKASKRAGLKKAVEDYILKHALFKHCSGKCKGSSRSSTHDSCQCVCQTSKEMTSQCCPQEKGLAHVTVTVKKARELWGDTTSQTDGFVKVLMGKDFKQTRVIHNNNNPMWNEVFKFGTVKLSLASELKFTVYDEDNWSNELLGECKVQPVKAGFHENMCPMNYGSLFYSYKVECAPGLGGHTCGEYAPSRMNSDLSSLYTSRNALNMTQDLLAHIRMGRPLGDPLTFLVKQRDNDHPALSEP, encoded by the exons gcaTACAGACTACTCTGGTGACCCTGCTATGGCTGTGGGGATGGTGGCTGCCCCCTGTCCTGCCCTCGTGCACCACGGGCCGGCCAGCAGAGTGCAAGGCTGCCCTGTCAGCTCCCGGTACCAACCTGGCGGGCGAGGGTTTCAACATTGTCACCATGGAGCGCAAGCAggcctatgttgttgatgtggacaacTGGAAGACCCCAAATGGAGCCTGTACCCTCTGTGTTAACCCTTTCATGGAGGGCCAGACTCAGAGGCTGCCCGCGGCTGTGGTAGACTGGCGTCCCTTGCATCAGTGTCACATGAAGTTGTCCAGCATCGTCTACGACTCCAGCGAGTCGTTTGTGAGCAGCAGCCAGACAGat GTGGACGGCAGTTGGCAGATTGGTCTGGACGTTAATATCCCCAAGGCTAATGGGTCGGCCATGGTGGGGGGTACCCACTCCAGAGCTGCCAAGACGGTGATGAGCCAGTCCAAGAAGGACAAGTACAGCTTCATCAAACAGGATATACACTGCTCCTATTACAG TTACCGCCTGATAGAGGACCCTCCCCTGCACCCTGAGTTCTCTCGCTCCCTGGGCCTCCTGCCCCCCCTCTACACCGACCAGACCAAGGCTGACTACAATCGTTTCCTTGCGACCTTCGGTACCCACTATATCCGGAAGGTTAAACTGGGGGGACGGGTGAAGGGCATCACCTCACTGCGCGTGTGCAAG GCGGCCGTGAATGGTTACAACGAGAACGAGGTCAAGGACTGCCTGGAGGCCGAGGCCTCTGTCGCCACCAACTGTGGAACAGCCGAAGCCAATGCAGAGACAAAGTTCTGCAAGAGTGACCTCAAAAAACGTAACACCAGTGACACCTTCAGCAGTACCTTCAACGAGAG gTTTACCGAGGTGGTGGGGGGACAGACGGATGGAACGCCCGACCTGCTCTTCTCCAAGATTGGTGAAAACTCCAAGGCCTTCGCTGATTGGGCAAGTAGCCTGAAGACCATACCTGATATCATCAACtactccctccatcctctccaccTATTGGTGAAAAAGGCCAGCAAGAGGGCGGGGCTGAAGAAGGCCGTGGAGGACTACATCCTGAAACACGCCCTGTTCAAGCACTGCTCTGGGAAGTGCAAGGGAAGCTCCAGGTCCAGTACCCATGactcctgtcagtgtgtgtgccaGACCAGTAAGGAGATGACCAGCCAATGCTGCCCGCAGGAGAAGGGCTTGGCTCACGTGACCGTCACCGTGAAGAAAGCCAGGGAACTCTGGGGGGACACCACCTCCCAGACCGACGGCTTCGTCAAG GTACTCATGGGCAAAGACTTCAAGCAGACCAGGGTGATCCATAACAACAACAACCCCATGTGGAATGAGGTCTTCAAATTTGGGACAGTCAAGCTCTCCCTGGCCAGCGAGCTCAAGTTCACTGTATACGATGAAGACAATTGGTCGAACGAACTCCTAGGGGAATGCAAAGTCCAGCCCGTCAAAGCTGGGTTTCACGAAAATATGTGTCCCATGAATTACGGCAGCCTGTTCTACTCCTACAAGGTCGAATGCGCCCCAGGGCTTGGGGGCCACACCTGTGGGGAGTACGCCCCTTCCAGGATGAACTCTGACCTCTCTTCCCTCTATACCTCCCGCAACGCCCTGAACATGACTCAGGATCTGCTGGCTCACATCCGGATGGGCCGGCCCCTAGGAGACCCTTTGACCTTCTTGGTGAAGCAGAGGGATAATGATCACCCTGCCCTCAGTGAACCGTGA
- the LOC115198359 gene encoding perforin-1 isoform X2 produces the protein MSGIQTTLVTLLWLWGWWLPPVLPSCTTGRPAECKAALSAPGTNLAGEGFNIVTMERKQAYVVDVDNWKTPNGACTLCVNPFMEGQTQRLPAAVVDWRPLHQCHMKLSSIVYDSSESFVSSSQTDVDGSWQIGLDVNIPKANGSAMVGGTHSRAAKTVMSQSKKDKYSFIKQDIHCSYYSYRLIEDPPLHPEFSRSLGLLPPLYTDQTKADYNRFLATFGTHYIRKVKLGGRVKGITSLRVCKAAVNGYNENEVKDCLEAEASVATNCGTAEANAETKFCKSDLKKRNTSDTFSSTFNERFTEVVGGQTDGTPDLLFSKIGENSKAFADWASSLKTIPDIINYSLHPLHLLVKKASKRAGLKKAVEDYILKHALFKHCSGKCKGSSRSSTHDSCQCVCQTSKEMTSQCCPQEKGLAHVTVTVKKARELWGDTTSQTDGFVKVLMGKDFKQTRVIHNNNNPMWNEVFKFGTVKLSLASELKFTVYDEDNWSNELLGECKVQPVKAGFHENMCPMNYGSLFYSYKVECAPGLGGHTCGEYAPSRMNSDLSSLYTSRNALNMTQDLLAHIRMGRPLGDPLTFLVKQRDNDHPALSEP, from the exons ATGTCAG gcaTACAGACTACTCTGGTGACCCTGCTATGGCTGTGGGGATGGTGGCTGCCCCCTGTCCTGCCCTCGTGCACCACGGGCCGGCCAGCAGAGTGCAAGGCTGCCCTGTCAGCTCCCGGTACCAACCTGGCGGGCGAGGGTTTCAACATTGTCACCATGGAGCGCAAGCAggcctatgttgttgatgtggacaacTGGAAGACCCCAAATGGAGCCTGTACCCTCTGTGTTAACCCTTTCATGGAGGGCCAGACTCAGAGGCTGCCCGCGGCTGTGGTAGACTGGCGTCCCTTGCATCAGTGTCACATGAAGTTGTCCAGCATCGTCTACGACTCCAGCGAGTCGTTTGTGAGCAGCAGCCAGACAGat GTGGACGGCAGTTGGCAGATTGGTCTGGACGTTAATATCCCCAAGGCTAATGGGTCGGCCATGGTGGGGGGTACCCACTCCAGAGCTGCCAAGACGGTGATGAGCCAGTCCAAGAAGGACAAGTACAGCTTCATCAAACAGGATATACACTGCTCCTATTACAG TTACCGCCTGATAGAGGACCCTCCCCTGCACCCTGAGTTCTCTCGCTCCCTGGGCCTCCTGCCCCCCCTCTACACCGACCAGACCAAGGCTGACTACAATCGTTTCCTTGCGACCTTCGGTACCCACTATATCCGGAAGGTTAAACTGGGGGGACGGGTGAAGGGCATCACCTCACTGCGCGTGTGCAAG GCGGCCGTGAATGGTTACAACGAGAACGAGGTCAAGGACTGCCTGGAGGCCGAGGCCTCTGTCGCCACCAACTGTGGAACAGCCGAAGCCAATGCAGAGACAAAGTTCTGCAAGAGTGACCTCAAAAAACGTAACACCAGTGACACCTTCAGCAGTACCTTCAACGAGAG gTTTACCGAGGTGGTGGGGGGACAGACGGATGGAACGCCCGACCTGCTCTTCTCCAAGATTGGTGAAAACTCCAAGGCCTTCGCTGATTGGGCAAGTAGCCTGAAGACCATACCTGATATCATCAACtactccctccatcctctccaccTATTGGTGAAAAAGGCCAGCAAGAGGGCGGGGCTGAAGAAGGCCGTGGAGGACTACATCCTGAAACACGCCCTGTTCAAGCACTGCTCTGGGAAGTGCAAGGGAAGCTCCAGGTCCAGTACCCATGactcctgtcagtgtgtgtgccaGACCAGTAAGGAGATGACCAGCCAATGCTGCCCGCAGGAGAAGGGCTTGGCTCACGTGACCGTCACCGTGAAGAAAGCCAGGGAACTCTGGGGGGACACCACCTCCCAGACCGACGGCTTCGTCAAG GTACTCATGGGCAAAGACTTCAAGCAGACCAGGGTGATCCATAACAACAACAACCCCATGTGGAATGAGGTCTTCAAATTTGGGACAGTCAAGCTCTCCCTGGCCAGCGAGCTCAAGTTCACTGTATACGATGAAGACAATTGGTCGAACGAACTCCTAGGGGAATGCAAAGTCCAGCCCGTCAAAGCTGGGTTTCACGAAAATATGTGTCCCATGAATTACGGCAGCCTGTTCTACTCCTACAAGGTCGAATGCGCCCCAGGGCTTGGGGGCCACACCTGTGGGGAGTACGCCCCTTCCAGGATGAACTCTGACCTCTCTTCCCTCTATACCTCCCGCAACGCCCTGAACATGACTCAGGATCTGCTGGCTCACATCCGGATGGGCCGGCCCCTAGGAGACCCTTTGACCTTCTTGGTGAAGCAGAGGGATAATGATCACCCTGCCCTCAGTGAACCGTGA